The following are encoded together in the Serratia odorifera genome:
- a CDS encoding TRAP transporter small permease → MAHAYHQAMDVLYRVSMWIAGIALLAMVTVIPIGIFSRYVLNEGAAWPEPIAILCMVTFTFIGAAVSYRAGSHIAVNMLIDRLSPALQSLCARLADLLMVVIFLFIIYYGYALCSQLWLQPVAEFPLLTAGQAYLPLPIGSAVTLLFVIERLLFGSQHHRPVVLLGNT, encoded by the coding sequence ATGGCGCACGCTTATCACCAGGCAATGGATGTGCTGTACCGCGTTTCAATGTGGATCGCCGGCATTGCCCTGTTGGCGATGGTGACGGTGATCCCAATCGGCATCTTCAGCCGCTACGTACTGAACGAAGGTGCCGCCTGGCCAGAACCGATCGCCATTCTGTGTATGGTGACCTTTACCTTTATCGGCGCGGCGGTCAGTTACCGCGCCGGATCGCACATCGCCGTCAATATGCTGATCGACCGTCTGTCACCGGCGTTACAGAGTCTGTGCGCCCGGCTGGCGGATCTGCTGATGGTGGTGATTTTCCTGTTCATCATCTATTACGGCTACGCGCTGTGCAGTCAGCTATGGCTGCAGCCGGTCGCCGAGTTTCCGCTGCTGACCGCCGGCCAGGCCTATCTGCCGCTGCCGATCGGTTCAGCCGTTACCTTGCTGTTCGTGATTGAACGGCTGCTATTTGGCTCGCAGCACCACCGCCCGGTGGTCCTGCTCGGCAATACCTGA
- a CDS encoding TRAP transporter substrate-binding protein, translating to MKLPHALSGLCLALSALLCSQSALAQQIKAADVHPEGYPNVVAVQHMGEKLKAATDGRLEMKTFPGGMLGDEKQMIEQAQIGAIDLIRVSMAPVAAILPEIDVFTLPYIFRNEDHLHKVLDGEIGKEIGDKITNNPASRLVFLGWMDSGTRNLITKQPVVKPEDLKGMKIRVQGSPIALATLKAMGANAVSMGVSEVFSGMQTGVIDGAENNPPTFIAHNYMPVAKNYTLSGHFIIPELFLYSKTKWDKLTPDDQKLILKLAKEAQDEQRTLWAAYNQQALEKMKAGGVQFHDIDRDYYYKATQPVRDQYGKSHQDLIDRINAVQ from the coding sequence ATGAAATTGCCTCACGCCTTATCAGGTCTGTGCCTTGCCCTGAGCGCGCTGTTGTGCAGCCAGAGCGCGCTGGCACAGCAAATCAAAGCCGCCGATGTTCACCCGGAAGGTTACCCCAACGTGGTCGCCGTGCAGCACATGGGCGAAAAGCTGAAGGCGGCAACCGACGGCCGTCTGGAGATGAAAACCTTTCCCGGTGGCATGCTGGGCGACGAAAAGCAGATGATCGAACAGGCGCAAATCGGCGCCATTGACCTGATCCGCGTCTCGATGGCACCGGTGGCGGCGATCCTGCCGGAAATCGATGTCTTTACCTTACCGTATATTTTCCGCAACGAAGATCATCTGCACAAGGTGCTGGACGGCGAAATCGGCAAAGAGATCGGCGACAAGATCACCAACAACCCCGCTTCCCGTCTGGTGTTCCTTGGCTGGATGGATTCAGGCACCCGCAACCTGATTACCAAGCAGCCGGTGGTGAAACCGGAAGATCTGAAAGGGATGAAAATCCGCGTGCAGGGCAGTCCGATTGCGCTGGCAACCCTGAAGGCGATGGGCGCCAACGCCGTCAGCATGGGCGTCAGCGAAGTCTTCAGCGGTATGCAGACCGGGGTAATCGACGGTGCGGAAAACAACCCGCCGACCTTTATTGCCCATAACTATATGCCGGTGGCGAAAAACTACACCCTCAGCGGCCATTTCATCATTCCCGAGCTGTTCCTCTATTCAAAAACCAAATGGGACAAACTGACGCCGGATGACCAGAAGCTGATCCTCAAACTGGCCAAGGAAGCGCAGGACGAGCAGCGTACCCTGTGGGCGGCGTATAACCAGCAAGCGCTGGAGAAGATGAAAGCCGGCGGCGTGCAGTTCCATGACATCGACCGCGACTATTACTACAAGGCCACACAGCCGGTGCGCGACCAATACGGCAAGTCGCACCAGGATCTGATCGACCGTATCAACGCGGTGCAATAA
- the exbB gene encoding tol-pal system-associated acyl-CoA thioesterase has product MLLVVGLAGSAQAAPATNPAVADSVSTAAAPAPASAPDNVTPVNPAPTVQPPETRGMDLSVWGMYQHADVVVKTVMIGLVLASIITWTILFAKGSELTRAKRRLRREHQALSEARSLDEATEMAQSFQNDSISATLLNDAQNELELSAESNDNNGIKERAGFRFERRVAAYGRQLGKGNGFLATIGAISPFVGLFGTVWGIMNSFIGIAHSQTTNLAVVAPGIAEALLATALGLVAAIPAVVIYNIFARVIGGHRAQVGDVAAQVLLLLSRDLDLAATAEAKRSQHAHQLRVG; this is encoded by the coding sequence ATGTTGCTGGTGGTCGGTTTGGCCGGCAGCGCACAGGCAGCGCCGGCGACTAATCCTGCCGTTGCCGACAGCGTCTCTACCGCCGCGGCCCCTGCGCCAGCGTCAGCGCCGGATAACGTGACCCCGGTCAACCCGGCACCGACCGTGCAGCCGCCGGAAACGCGTGGCATGGACCTTTCCGTCTGGGGCATGTATCAGCATGCGGACGTAGTGGTGAAGACGGTCATGATCGGCCTGGTGTTGGCGTCGATTATCACCTGGACCATTCTGTTCGCCAAAGGTAGCGAACTGACGCGTGCCAAACGCCGTCTGCGTCGCGAACATCAGGCGCTGTCTGAAGCGCGTTCGTTGGACGAAGCAACGGAAATGGCGCAGAGCTTCCAGAACGACAGCATCAGTGCCACGCTGCTGAATGATGCACAGAACGAACTGGAACTGTCGGCTGAATCCAACGACAACAACGGCATCAAAGAGCGCGCCGGCTTCCGTTTTGAGCGCCGGGTGGCGGCGTATGGCCGCCAACTGGGCAAGGGCAACGGTTTCCTGGCGACCATTGGCGCCATTTCACCGTTCGTTGGTCTGTTCGGCACCGTATGGGGCATCATGAACAGCTTTATCGGCATTGCCCACTCGCAAACCACCAATCTGGCAGTGGTCGCGCCGGGCATCGCGGAAGCGCTGCTGGCAACCGCACTGGGCCTGGTCGCCGCCATTCCGGCGGTGGTGATTTATAATATTTTTGCTCGCGTGATCGGCGGTCATCGTGCGCAGGTGGGCGACGTCGCGGCACAGGTACTGCTACTGCTGAGCCGCGATCTGGATCTGGCAGCCACGGCAGAAGCCAAGCGCTCGCAACACGCACATCAGCTGCGGGTGGGGTGA
- the exbD gene encoding TonB system transport protein ExbD, whose protein sequence is MAMRLNDDVDDSGELHEINVTPFIDVMLVLLIIFMVAAPLATVDIRVDLPASTAKPQPRPEKPVFLSVKADKQLYVGEQPVTAEQLTTVLDQRTQANKETTIFFQADKSVDYATLMSVMDTLRNAGYLKVGLVGMEGGAK, encoded by the coding sequence ATGGCGATGCGCTTAAACGATGATGTAGACGACAGCGGCGAACTGCATGAAATCAACGTGACGCCGTTTATCGACGTCATGCTGGTGCTGTTGATCATCTTTATGGTGGCAGCGCCGCTGGCAACGGTAGATATTCGCGTCGATCTGCCGGCGTCGACCGCCAAGCCGCAGCCGCGGCCGGAAAAACCGGTGTTCCTGTCGGTGAAGGCGGACAAGCAACTTTACGTCGGCGAGCAGCCGGTCACCGCAGAACAGTTGACCACGGTGCTCGATCAACGTACCCAGGCCAACAAGGAAACCACCATCTTCTTCCAGGCAGATAAAAGCGTGGACTACGCCACTTTGATGAGCGTGATGGATACGCTGCGCAATGCCGGTTATCTGAAGGTGGGACTGGTCGGTATGGAAGGCGGCGCGAAGTAA
- a CDS encoding substrate-binding domain-containing protein: MPLVKKNKRVTITDIAAQAGVSKSTASLVLNGRSKEYRVSDETRDRILALASELHYQPSIHARSLRSHRSHTLGLVVPEMTNYGFAVIARELETLCREAGLQLLIACSDENPAQEMMAVNSLVQRQVDGLIVASSQLNDAEYQKINASLPVVQMDRLINGSTLPLVITDSVASTAQLVETVARQHPDEFYFLGGQPRISPTRDRLAGFQLGLERAGIVDQPEWIIHGTYHPSSGYEMFAGLCAHLGRPPKALFTAACGLLEGVLRYLTQHQLIDSDIHLCSFDDHYLFDCMTLKIDTVAQDCRGLAQHSFEMVTQLIDERPLAQSTLFLPGSIHWRHAGSLAQLAGR; this comes from the coding sequence ATGCCGTTAGTGAAAAAAAATAAACGCGTAACCATCACTGATATCGCCGCTCAGGCCGGTGTGTCGAAGTCGACCGCCAGCCTGGTACTCAACGGACGCAGCAAGGAATACCGCGTGTCCGATGAAACCCGCGACCGTATTCTGGCGCTGGCGAGCGAACTGCACTATCAGCCAAGCATTCACGCCCGCTCGCTGCGCTCCCATCGCAGCCATACCCTGGGATTGGTGGTGCCGGAAATGACCAACTACGGTTTTGCGGTGATCGCGCGCGAGCTGGAAACCCTGTGTCGCGAAGCCGGTTTGCAGTTGCTGATCGCCTGTTCGGACGAAAACCCCGCGCAGGAAATGATGGCGGTCAACAGCCTGGTCCAACGTCAGGTCGACGGGCTGATCGTTGCCTCCAGTCAGTTGAACGATGCCGAATACCAGAAGATCAACGCCAGTTTGCCCGTGGTGCAAATGGACCGGCTGATCAACGGCTCCACCCTGCCGCTGGTGATCACCGATTCTGTTGCCTCCACCGCGCAACTGGTGGAAACCGTCGCGCGTCAGCACCCGGACGAGTTTTATTTTCTTGGCGGCCAGCCGCGCATTTCTCCTACCCGCGATCGCCTGGCCGGCTTCCAACTGGGGCTGGAACGCGCCGGTATTGTCGACCAGCCGGAATGGATTATCCACGGCACCTATCACCCCAGTTCCGGTTACGAGATGTTCGCCGGTCTGTGCGCCCATCTGGGCCGTCCGCCGAAAGCGTTGTTTACCGCCGCCTGTGGGTTGCTGGAAGGGGTATTGCGTTACCTGACACAGCACCAATTGATCGACAGCGATATCCACCTGTGCAGCTTTGACGATCATTATCTGTTTGACTGCATGACGTTAAAAATCGACACCGTGGCGCAAGACTGTCGCGGCCTGGCACAGCACAGTTTTGAAATGGTGACCCAGCTGATTGACGAACGCCCGCTAGCGCAGAGCACGCTGTTTCTGCCGGGTAGCATCCACTGGCGCCACGCCGGCTCGCTGGCGCAGCTGGCCGGGCGCTGA
- a CDS encoding sucrose-6-phosphate hydrolase, translating into MDALSLIKQTALALMNGQLRAAGDPHRPCWHLAPSVGLLNDPNGFIQHNGRYHLFYQWNPLACDHGRKCWGHWQSDDLLHWHHQPVALLPGDDFDSHGCYSGSAVVENDKITLVYTGNVKFTDGSRTAYQCLAQENASGEYDKLGPVLPLPAGYSGHVRDPKVWRHHQQWYMVLGARDLHDQGKVLLLRSDDLRSWQLQGEIAGSRLNGIGDFGYMWECPDLFRLADRELLICCPQGLAAEPERYLNVYQAGYLCGELDYATARFSHGEFHELDAGFEFYAPQTTLAEDGRRLLVAWMGVPEQDESYQPTVRYGWLHTMTCLRELTLHAGRLYQQPARELQQLRGAATRWQGPAAEAPQLEIDSAELLLRPHGPFSARFGDGMQLSWDGERLCLSRHNLRSGEPEQRYWRGELQQLQLLFDRSSVEIFINQGEAVMSSRYFPCRSPRLFLSGDAPLALQHWPLNAVMIE; encoded by the coding sequence ATGGATGCACTGAGTTTGATAAAGCAAACCGCGCTGGCGCTGATGAACGGCCAGCTGCGGGCGGCCGGCGATCCCCATCGCCCATGCTGGCATCTGGCGCCCAGCGTCGGGTTGCTCAACGATCCCAACGGCTTTATCCAGCACAACGGCCGTTACCATCTGTTTTATCAGTGGAACCCGCTGGCCTGCGACCACGGTCGCAAGTGCTGGGGACACTGGCAGTCCGACGATCTGCTCCACTGGCACCATCAGCCGGTGGCGCTGTTGCCCGGTGATGATTTTGACAGCCACGGTTGTTACTCGGGCTCCGCGGTGGTGGAAAATGACAAGATCACGCTGGTGTATACCGGCAACGTGAAATTCACCGACGGCTCGCGCACCGCCTATCAGTGCCTGGCGCAGGAAAATGCGTCAGGGGAATACGACAAGCTTGGCCCGGTGCTGCCGCTACCCGCCGGCTACAGCGGCCACGTGCGCGATCCGAAGGTATGGCGCCATCATCAGCAGTGGTACATGGTGCTCGGTGCGCGCGATCTGCACGACCAGGGCAAGGTGCTGCTGCTGCGCTCCGATGATTTACGCAGTTGGCAATTGCAGGGTGAAATCGCCGGCTCACGGTTGAACGGCATCGGCGATTTCGGCTACATGTGGGAATGCCCGGATCTGTTCCGCCTGGCAGACCGCGAGCTGCTGATTTGCTGTCCACAGGGTCTGGCGGCAGAGCCGGAACGCTATCTCAACGTTTATCAGGCCGGCTATCTGTGCGGCGAGCTGGATTATGCCACCGCACGCTTCAGCCACGGCGAGTTCCACGAGCTGGACGCCGGCTTTGAATTCTATGCGCCACAGACCACGCTGGCAGAAGATGGCCGACGCCTGCTGGTCGCCTGGATGGGGGTTCCGGAGCAGGACGAATCCTACCAGCCGACGGTACGCTACGGCTGGCTGCATACCATGACCTGTCTGCGCGAACTGACGCTGCACGCCGGCAGACTGTACCAGCAACCGGCGCGCGAACTGCAACAGCTGCGCGGCGCCGCCACCCGTTGGCAGGGGCCGGCGGCCGAAGCACCGCAGCTGGAGATCGACAGCGCCGAGCTGCTGCTGCGGCCGCACGGCCCGTTCAGCGCCCGCTTCGGCGACGGCATGCAACTGAGCTGGGACGGCGAGCGGCTTTGCCTGAGCCGCCATAACCTGCGCAGCGGCGAGCCGGAGCAGCGCTACTGGCGCGGCGAGCTGCAACAGTTGCAACTGCTGTTCGACCGTTCCAGCGTTGAAATCTTTATCAATCAGGGTGAGGCGGTGATGAGTTCGCGTTACTTCCCCTGCCGCTCACCACGGCTATTTTTGAGTGGTGATGCGCCGTTGGCGCTGCAACACTGGCCGCTGAATGCCGTCATGATAGAATGA
- a CDS encoding carbohydrate porin: protein MKKLRYLAVTTGLLLATTAQAAGNAASIEARLNALEQRLQQAEQRAQSAESRATAAEQRAQRLEQRTLNAEQQTVQVAQRTATLESKAPAASNLKLNDFGELKLYGDVEFNLDGASRSGQLTSLKTTDNKDWKPGNKERWDINGRILIGLDGYRRNQDGNFAGFSVQPLADMEGKMNLDDAAFFFGNEKNWQAKIGRFEAYDMFPLNQDTFIEYSGNTANDLYADGFGYIYMMKEGRGRSSSGGNLMLSKYAGNWYFELNTLVEDGTSLFQDQSYHGNELDNKKNVAYLRPVVAWKKDRFSAALAMESNVVNNAYGYQNDRGQWVDQSKRNGYGMTLSWNSLAADADNGIVANLSTAYLDASGEQDFSAGANVLWRRFELGYIYAHNNIKEFATDGMTANIDNPFSEPGRYDIHTVHASYQIPNIMNMKNFNLYLGAYASLLEANADNKIANSDDDQRYGVRARFKYFF from the coding sequence ATGAAAAAATTACGCTATCTGGCTGTAACTACAGGGTTATTACTTGCTACCACCGCCCAGGCCGCCGGCAATGCCGCCAGCATCGAAGCGCGTCTCAACGCCCTTGAGCAGCGCCTGCAACAGGCAGAACAACGGGCGCAGAGTGCGGAAAGTCGCGCCACTGCGGCGGAACAGCGCGCACAACGGCTGGAACAGCGCACGCTCAACGCCGAACAGCAAACGGTACAGGTCGCACAGCGCACCGCCACGCTGGAAAGCAAGGCGCCGGCGGCCAGTAACCTGAAGCTGAACGACTTTGGCGAGCTGAAGCTGTACGGTGACGTAGAGTTCAACCTGGACGGCGCCAGCCGCAGCGGGCAGCTCACCTCGCTGAAAACCACCGATAACAAGGACTGGAAGCCGGGCAACAAGGAGCGTTGGGACATCAACGGCCGTATTCTGATCGGCCTGGACGGCTATCGCCGCAATCAGGACGGCAACTTCGCCGGCTTTAGCGTGCAGCCACTGGCCGACATGGAGGGCAAAATGAACCTCGACGACGCCGCGTTCTTCTTCGGCAACGAGAAGAACTGGCAGGCGAAAATCGGCCGTTTCGAAGCCTACGATATGTTCCCGCTCAACCAGGATACCTTTATCGAGTATTCCGGCAACACCGCCAATGACCTGTACGCCGACGGTTTCGGTTACATCTACATGATGAAGGAAGGCCGCGGCCGCAGCAGCAGCGGCGGCAACCTGATGCTGAGCAAATACGCCGGCAACTGGTACTTTGAACTGAACACGCTGGTAGAGGACGGCACCTCGCTGTTCCAGGACCAGAGCTATCACGGCAACGAGCTGGACAACAAAAAGAATGTCGCTTATCTGCGCCCGGTGGTGGCGTGGAAAAAAGATCGGTTCAGCGCCGCGCTGGCGATGGAAAGCAACGTGGTCAACAACGCCTACGGTTATCAGAACGATCGCGGTCAATGGGTCGATCAGTCAAAACGCAACGGCTACGGCATGACCCTGAGTTGGAACAGTCTGGCCGCCGATGCTGACAACGGTATCGTCGCCAACCTCAGCACCGCCTATCTGGACGCCTCGGGAGAACAGGACTTTTCCGCCGGTGCCAACGTGCTGTGGCGCCGTTTTGAACTGGGTTACATTTATGCGCACAACAATATCAAAGAATTCGCCACCGATGGCATGACGGCCAATATCGATAACCCGTTCAGCGAACCGGGTCGCTATGACATCCACACCGTACATGCGTCTTATCAAATTCCCAACATCATGAATATGAAGAATTTCAATTTGTATCTCGGGGCTTACGCCTCACTGCTGGAGGCCAACGCCGACAACAAAATCGCCAATAGCGATGACGATCAACGTTACGGCGTGCGCGCCAGATTCAAATACTTTTTCTGA
- a CDS encoding aminoimidazole riboside kinase, with the protein MGHRVWVLGDAVVDLVPETTNSYLKCPGGAPANVAVGVARLGGSSGFIGRVGNDSFGDFLRQVLQDEGVDTRHMAADPHYHTSTVVVDLANDGERSFTFMVTPSADLFLQPSDLPQFKSGEWLHVCSIALSREPSRSTTFGAMERIRAAGGWVSFDPNIREDVWTQPEALRPCLARALSLADVVKISLDELRFISLVDDLDSAIAWMMSQFPLKLLLVTLGANGVCMHDGSGIRHFRATPIAPIDTTGAGDAFVAGLLAALSALGRLPAPAEWPAVIAQAQACGALATTAKGAMTALPRTAQLAAFLQQHA; encoded by the coding sequence ATGGGTCATCGCGTATGGGTGCTGGGGGATGCGGTTGTCGATCTGGTGCCGGAAACTACCAACAGTTACCTCAAATGCCCAGGCGGCGCACCGGCCAACGTGGCGGTTGGCGTCGCGCGCCTGGGTGGCAGCAGCGGGTTTATCGGTCGGGTGGGGAACGACAGCTTCGGCGACTTCCTGCGCCAGGTGCTGCAGGATGAAGGGGTCGATACCCGACATATGGCCGCCGACCCGCATTACCACACCTCCACCGTGGTGGTCGATCTGGCGAACGACGGCGAGCGCTCCTTCACCTTCATGGTCACGCCAAGCGCCGACCTGTTTCTACAACCCTCTGATTTACCGCAATTTAAATCCGGAGAGTGGCTGCACGTCTGTTCGATCGCCCTGTCACGGGAACCGAGCCGCAGCACCACTTTCGGCGCCATGGAGCGCATTAGAGCCGCCGGTGGCTGGGTCAGTTTTGATCCGAATATCCGCGAGGACGTCTGGACGCAGCCCGAGGCGTTACGCCCTTGCCTGGCGCGCGCGCTGTCGCTGGCCGACGTGGTCAAGATCTCGCTCGACGAGCTGCGTTTCATCAGTCTGGTTGACGATCTGGACAGCGCCATCGCCTGGATGATGAGCCAGTTCCCGCTAAAACTGCTGTTGGTAACCCTGGGTGCCAATGGGGTATGCATGCATGACGGTAGCGGCATTCGCCATTTCCGCGCTACGCCGATCGCGCCAATCGATACCACCGGCGCGGGCGATGCCTTTGTTGCCGGCCTGTTGGCCGCGCTGTCGGCGCTGGGCCGCCTGCCTGCACCAGCAGAATGGCCGGCGGTTATCGCCCAGGCCCAGGCGTGTGGCGCACTGGCGACCACAGCCAAGGGCGCAATGACCGCGCTGCCACGCACTGCGCAGTTGGCGGCCTTTCTGCAGCAACACGCCTGA